Proteins encoded in a region of the Thermocaproicibacter melissae genome:
- the dnaJ gene encoding molecular chaperone DnaJ has translation MAEKDYYKIMGVPRNATEAEIKKAYRELAKKYHPDLHPGDKEAEAKFKEINEAYEVLSDKDKRARYDQFGQAGVDPNFGGGAGGSPFTGGFDIDDIFNSVFGGFGFDGFGVGRRAASNAPRRGTDSEASVTISFEEAAKGCVRQVTYNQVQVCEECHGTGAKNGATRTCPQCNGTGQVRISQRTPFGLVQTTRTCDRCGGSGKVIDDPCPACGGSGRVNRHKTIEINVPAGIDSNQILNVSGKGNAGVNGGPNGDLHVLVHVEPHPIFERRGNDVWCELPITFTQAALGAEVVVPTIDGKVEYQIHPGTQPGDVFKLRGKGIPKLGSRGRGDQYVRMTIEVPRNLSQKQKDLLREFEKSGEDKNYQKRRSFFEKLKSTFGE, from the coding sequence TTGGCTGAAAAAGACTACTACAAAATCATGGGCGTGCCAAGAAATGCCACTGAAGCTGAGATAAAAAAGGCATATCGGGAGCTCGCAAAAAAATATCATCCTGATCTGCACCCGGGCGACAAAGAGGCGGAAGCGAAGTTCAAGGAGATTAACGAAGCCTATGAGGTTCTCTCCGATAAAGACAAGCGCGCACGCTACGATCAGTTCGGCCAGGCGGGGGTAGACCCAAATTTCGGCGGCGGTGCGGGCGGAAGCCCATTCACCGGCGGATTCGACATAGACGATATTTTCAACAGTGTTTTCGGTGGCTTTGGGTTTGATGGCTTTGGCGTCGGGCGTCGGGCGGCCTCGAACGCGCCGCGGCGCGGCACCGACAGTGAAGCCTCAGTTACCATCAGCTTTGAAGAGGCCGCTAAGGGCTGTGTAAGGCAGGTTACTTATAATCAGGTACAGGTTTGTGAAGAGTGCCACGGCACCGGCGCAAAAAACGGCGCGACCCGCACTTGCCCGCAATGCAACGGCACAGGCCAAGTGCGCATCAGTCAGCGCACGCCGTTCGGCTTGGTTCAGACGACCCGTACCTGCGACCGCTGCGGTGGTTCCGGCAAGGTCATTGACGACCCCTGCCCGGCGTGCGGCGGCAGCGGCAGAGTGAATCGCCATAAGACAATTGAAATCAATGTGCCGGCAGGCATCGACTCCAACCAGATTCTCAACGTGAGCGGAAAGGGCAATGCCGGCGTGAACGGCGGCCCGAACGGCGACCTTCATGTCCTCGTGCATGTGGAACCGCACCCGATTTTTGAACGGCGCGGAAACGACGTTTGGTGTGAACTGCCGATTACCTTTACCCAGGCAGCGCTTGGTGCAGAGGTCGTGGTGCCGACCATCGACGGCAAAGTGGAGTATCAGATTCACCCGGGCACTCAGCCGGGTGACGTATTTAAGCTGCGCGGCAAAGGAATTCCGAAGCTCGGCAGCAGAGGCCGCGGCGACCAGTATGTGCGCATGACGATTGAGGTTCCGCGGAACCTTTCTCAGAAGCAAAAAGATTTACTGCGTGAATTTGAGAAATCCGGCGAAGATAAGAATTATCAGAAACGCCGTTCGTTCTTTGAGAAACTGAAGAGTACCTTCGGTGAGTAA
- a CDS encoding ABC transporter ATP-binding protein, which yields MVKRLLSCVREYKKDTILTPIYVILESFFEILIPTLMSYLIDYGISKKDMSSIIRFGLALVAAAISSLVVGVLAGTSAAKASSGFAKNLRHDMFHNVQNFSFSNIDRFSTGSIITRLTTDVTNLQMAFQMLNRLGIRAPIMIIFALIFAFRISARMSLIFLVIMPILFGGLIFIAVNVHPIFVRVFKTYDRLNNVVQENLLGIRVVKSYNREEFEEEKFKNISQRIFDLFVKAEKRLAFNMPLMQICIYTVMILISWFGAKEIVASGNNPLNGLTTGDLTGLITYSMQILMSLMMLSMIFVMIMISRSSAERIYAVLTEKSDIVNKPNAIKEVKDGSIEFKDVTFTYARKADKPVLSHINLSIKSGEMVGILGGTGSSKSSLVQLIPRLYDVVEGSVCVGGVDVRDYDIEALRNAVAMVLQKNVLFSGTIKENLRWGNPNATDEEIVNACKLAQADGFIREFPNGYDTYIEQGGTNVSGGQKQRLCIARALLKNPKVLILDDSTSAVDTKTDSLIRAGLKNYIPQTTKIIIAQRVASVMDADKIIVMNDGKIYAVGTHDELMKTCDIYREVYESQNKGGKLHV from the coding sequence ATGGTCAAACGACTGCTTTCGTGTGTGCGAGAATACAAAAAGGATACCATTCTCACACCTATTTATGTAATTCTCGAATCCTTCTTTGAGATTTTGATTCCAACACTCATGTCCTATTTAATTGACTACGGCATCAGTAAAAAAGACATGTCGAGCATTATTCGGTTTGGTCTGGCCCTTGTTGCGGCTGCAATTAGCTCCCTCGTTGTTGGTGTCCTTGCGGGGACAAGCGCCGCAAAGGCTTCTTCTGGATTTGCGAAGAACCTTCGCCACGATATGTTCCACAATGTTCAGAATTTTTCATTCTCGAATATCGACCGCTTTTCCACCGGCAGCATCATCACGCGTCTCACGACCGACGTGACAAACCTCCAAATGGCTTTTCAGATGCTCAACCGTCTCGGAATCCGTGCGCCGATTATGATTATTTTTGCGCTCATTTTTGCGTTCCGCATCAGTGCACGCATGTCGCTTATTTTTCTCGTCATCATGCCGATTCTCTTCGGCGGTCTGATTTTCATTGCCGTTAATGTACACCCGATTTTTGTGCGGGTGTTCAAGACCTACGACAGGCTCAACAATGTCGTGCAGGAAAACCTTCTCGGCATCCGTGTCGTGAAATCTTACAACCGAGAAGAATTTGAAGAGGAAAAATTCAAAAACATTTCACAGAGGATTTTTGACCTCTTTGTCAAGGCGGAAAAGCGTCTCGCTTTCAATATGCCGCTGATGCAAATTTGCATTTACACCGTTATGATTCTTATTTCATGGTTCGGCGCAAAGGAAATCGTTGCTTCCGGCAATAACCCGTTAAACGGGCTGACAACCGGCGACCTCACGGGTCTCATCACCTATTCCATGCAGATTCTGATGAGCCTCATGATGCTCTCCATGATTTTCGTTATGATTATGATTTCCCGTTCTTCGGCGGAACGTATTTACGCGGTTCTCACGGAAAAGAGTGACATTGTCAACAAGCCGAACGCGATTAAGGAAGTAAAAGACGGTTCCATTGAGTTCAAGGATGTCACCTTTACTTATGCGCGTAAGGCGGATAAACCGGTTCTGAGCCACATCAATCTCTCCATCAAATCCGGCGAAATGGTCGGCATCCTCGGCGGTACAGGCTCCTCGAAATCGAGCCTTGTGCAGTTGATTCCGCGCCTTTACGATGTTGTGGAAGGAAGTGTATGTGTCGGCGGTGTGGATGTCCGCGATTACGACATCGAAGCCCTGCGCAACGCGGTTGCCATGGTGCTGCAAAAGAATGTTCTGTTCTCCGGCACCATCAAAGAAAACCTGCGCTGGGGCAACCCCAATGCAACGGATGAGGAAATCGTCAATGCCTGCAAGCTCGCGCAGGCAGACGGCTTTATTCGGGAATTTCCGAATGGCTATGACACCTACATCGAACAAGGCGGCACAAACGTTTCGGGCGGACAGAAGCAGCGCCTTTGCATTGCACGCGCCCTGCTGAAAAACCCAAAGGTTCTGATTCTTGACGACTCAACCAGCGCGGTTGATACCAAGACAGACAGCCTCATCCGCGCCGGCTTGAAAAATTATATTCCGCAAACGACCAAAATCATCATCGCTCAGCGTGTGGCGTCAGTCATGGACGCCGACAAGATTATCGTGATGAACGACGGCAAGATTTACGCCGTCGGCACACACGACGAGCTGATGAAGACCTGCGACATTTATCGTGAAGTTTATGAATCTCAGAACAAAGGGGGCAAACTCCATGTATAA
- the dnaK gene encoding molecular chaperone DnaK: protein MSKTIGIDLGTTNSCVAVIEGGKPVVIPNSEGARTTPSVVAFSKTGERMVGQVAKRQAITNPERTILSIKREMGSDYKVTIDGKSYTPQEISAMILQKLKADAEAYLGETVNSAVITVPAYFTDSQRQATKDAGKIAGLEVKRIINEPTAAALSYGIDKGQEQKIMVYDLGGGTFDVSIIEMGDGVQEVLATAGNNRLGGDDFDKRIMDWMISEFKKENGIDLSGDKMAMQRLKEAAEKAKIELSSMTSTQINLPFITADASGPKHLDMTLTRAKFDELTADLVEKTVEPVKQALSDAGLTFNDISKVLMVGGSSRIPAVQEAVKRLSGKEPFKGINPDECVAIGAALQAGVLGGEVEGLLLLDVTPLSLGVETMGGVMTKIIERNTTIPTKKSQIFSTATDNQTSVEINVLQGEREFARDNKQLGIFKLDGIPPAPRGIPQIEVTFDIDANGIVNVSAKDLGTGKQQKITITSSSNMSKEDIDRAIKEAQKYEAEDKKRRATVDAKNAAENLCYEVEKLLRENGDKISESDKTELNSKISEVRSTMSSDNADEIKAKTEELQKTMFAVSEKLYKNVASQGAAQQTQTGPSTDANGNTVYNAEYHDVDDNKK, encoded by the coding sequence ATGTCCAAAACAATTGGAATTGACCTAGGTACAACAAACTCGTGTGTTGCCGTGATTGAAGGTGGCAAACCTGTTGTTATTCCGAACTCTGAAGGTGCCCGCACGACACCGTCTGTTGTCGCTTTCTCCAAGACCGGTGAACGCATGGTCGGTCAGGTGGCAAAGCGTCAGGCAATTACAAACCCGGAACGCACCATTTTGTCCATTAAGCGTGAAATGGGTTCCGATTACAAGGTAACAATCGACGGCAAAAGCTATACCCCGCAGGAAATTTCGGCTATGATTCTGCAGAAGCTGAAAGCAGACGCAGAAGCATACCTCGGTGAGACCGTCAATTCCGCAGTTATTACTGTTCCGGCTTACTTCACCGACAGCCAGCGCCAGGCGACAAAAGACGCCGGTAAGATTGCTGGCCTCGAAGTCAAGCGTATCATCAACGAGCCGACGGCCGCAGCTCTTTCCTACGGCATCGACAAGGGCCAGGAACAGAAAATCATGGTCTATGACCTCGGCGGCGGTACATTCGATGTTTCCATCATCGAGATGGGCGACGGCGTGCAGGAGGTTCTGGCAACCGCTGGTAACAACCGCCTCGGCGGCGATGACTTCGACAAGCGCATCATGGACTGGATGATTTCCGAGTTCAAGAAAGAAAACGGAATCGACCTCTCGGGCGACAAGATGGCAATGCAGCGCTTGAAGGAAGCTGCTGAAAAAGCGAAGATTGAGCTTTCCAGCATGACCTCCACGCAGATTAACCTGCCGTTCATCACCGCAGACGCAAGCGGCCCGAAGCACCTCGACATGACCCTGACCCGCGCAAAGTTCGACGAGCTCACCGCAGACTTGGTTGAAAAGACCGTTGAGCCGGTTAAGCAGGCACTTTCCGACGCAGGCCTCACCTTCAACGACATCAGCAAGGTTCTCATGGTCGGCGGTTCTTCCCGTATTCCGGCTGTTCAGGAAGCTGTTAAGAGACTTTCCGGCAAAGAGCCGTTCAAGGGCATTAACCCGGATGAATGCGTTGCAATCGGTGCTGCACTGCAGGCTGGTGTTCTCGGCGGCGAAGTCGAAGGACTGCTCCTCTTGGATGTTACTCCGCTTTCGCTCGGCGTTGAGACCATGGGCGGTGTCATGACTAAGATCATTGAACGCAACACTACCATCCCGACGAAGAAGAGCCAAATCTTCTCCACGGCAACCGACAACCAGACATCCGTTGAGATTAACGTGCTGCAAGGTGAACGTGAATTTGCCCGCGACAATAAGCAGCTCGGTATCTTCAAACTGGATGGAATCCCGCCGGCACCGCGTGGAATTCCTCAGATTGAGGTTACGTTCGATATCGACGCCAACGGCATCGTGAATGTTTCCGCAAAAGACCTTGGCACTGGAAAACAGCAGAAGATTACAATTACTTCCAGCTCCAACATGAGCAAGGAAGATATTGACCGCGCTATCAAGGAAGCTCAGAAATATGAAGCAGAAGACAAGAAGCGCCGTGCAACAGTTGACGCTAAGAACGCAGCCGAAAACCTCTGCTATGAGGTTGAAAAGCTTCTGAGAGAGAACGGCGACAAGATTAGCGAGTCTGACAAGACCGAACTGAACTCTAAGATTTCCGAAGTCCGCTCGACCATGTCTTCGGACAATGCTGACGAAATTAAGGCAAAGACCGAAGAACTGCAGAAGACAATGTTTGCGGTAAGTGAAAAACTCTACAAGAATGTCGCTTCGCAGGGTGCTGCTCAGCAGACGCAGACCGGCCCGTCCACCGATGCAAACGGAAACACTGTCTACAATGCCGAATATCATGATGTAGACGATAACAAGAAATAA
- the grpE gene encoding nucleotide exchange factor GrpE produces MNQEKENAKKEKQEAAENTAAEKETADKKIAENTGEEKQEAAENTTAENATAEKETAEKMAENTGEEKPTAETQGGEGNQVPDAELLKKELEETKKKLEETEKALAKQKDILLRTAAEYDNYRKRTAREKEALYNDAVADAVKEFLGVEDNLERALEQKECSVEALRTGVEMTHKQMLAALEKLGVTEMGKEGEPFDPMKHNAVAHIEDENLGENVVAKVFQKGYCIGDKVIRHAMVQAAN; encoded by the coding sequence TTGAATCAAGAAAAAGAGAACGCCAAAAAAGAAAAGCAGGAGGCAGCCGAAAACACAGCAGCTGAAAAAGAGACAGCTGATAAGAAAATAGCGGAAAACACCGGTGAAGAAAAGCAAGAGGCAGCCGAAAATACAACGGCCGAAAATGCAACGGCTGAGAAAGAGACAGCCGAGAAGATGGCGGAAAACACCGGTGAAGAGAAGCCGACGGCCGAAACTCAGGGTGGCGAGGGAAATCAGGTTCCCGATGCCGAATTACTCAAGAAAGAACTGGAAGAAACCAAGAAAAAGCTCGAAGAAACCGAGAAAGCCCTTGCAAAGCAGAAAGACATCTTGCTGCGCACGGCGGCGGAGTACGATAACTACCGCAAACGCACGGCGAGGGAAAAGGAAGCCCTTTACAACGATGCCGTAGCGGATGCCGTGAAAGAGTTCCTCGGCGTTGAAGATAATCTGGAACGTGCACTGGAGCAGAAAGAGTGCTCGGTTGAAGCTCTTCGCACAGGTGTGGAAATGACCCACAAACAGATGCTTGCGGCGCTCGAAAAGCTCGGCGTTACCGAAATGGGAAAAGAGGGCGAACCCTTTGACCCGATGAAGCACAACGCCGTTGCCCACATCGAAGACGAAAACCTCGGTGAGAACGTCGTTGCAAAGGTGTTCCAGAAAGGCTATTGCATAGGCGACAAAGTCATTCGCCACGCGATGGTTCAGGCTGCGAACTAA
- a CDS encoding MarR family winged helix-turn-helix transcriptional regulator, giving the protein MNGSSDDLEVLFRRISGMKRSCIDAECVRRGIHLVGHPAILFFLRHCTAGMAASQKEIADALHMSTPTVAIQIKRMEKEGLVLKAADETDLRRNMITLSEKGRILADEAHDVFDYVEKNMFNNLTAEECLQLKKLFLRIVANLELLKSGQHPPNKTT; this is encoded by the coding sequence ATGAACGGCAGCAGCGACGATCTGGAGGTCCTATTCCGCAGAATTTCCGGCATGAAGCGCAGCTGTATCGACGCGGAATGTGTAAGGCGTGGCATTCATCTGGTTGGTCACCCTGCAATTCTGTTCTTCCTGAGACACTGCACAGCAGGCATGGCAGCATCTCAAAAGGAAATTGCAGACGCTCTGCACATGAGCACTCCAACCGTTGCGATTCAAATTAAGCGAATGGAAAAGGAAGGCCTTGTGCTGAAGGCTGCGGATGAAACAGATCTGCGTCGCAACATGATAACGCTGTCAGAAAAAGGGCGGATTCTTGCAGACGAAGCGCATGATGTCTTTGACTATGTGGAAAAGAATATGTTCAACAATCTGACTGCGGAAGAATGTTTACAGCTCAAAAAACTGTTCCTACGAATTGTTGCAAACCTGGAGCTCTTGAAGAGTGGGCAGCACCCGCCTAACAAAACGACATGA
- a CDS encoding ABC transporter ATP-binding protein: MYKARTGQGNPPHGVPPKQRFKPGTIKRLLSYVAKYKVHLIVVVICILLSAGANAASSLFLQPLVDNYIVPLVGQPNPDFSNLLKAILMMGAVYLTGILATLTYNLIMVVVEQGTLKDIRDEMFCHMQTLPIRYFDTHSHGDVMSCYTNDTDALRQAISQSIPQMFSSIVMVVASFVSMLYLSVPLSGFVLVFAFLLLKVMKAIVSRSGVYFMRQQQTLGDVNGFIEEMINGQKVIKVFCHEEETKEAFDKKNEELCYCATEASKYGNITMPVVGNMGYVLYVLLALVGGSVAIAGWPNLTLTGMKPFSIGTIISFLTLSRSFINPIGQISSQFNMVVMAMAGASRIFDLLDEKPEEDNGYVTLVNAKIENGEIKECKERTDMWAWKHPHSDGTVTYTPLRGEIRFYDVDFGYDPDKPVLHNITLYAKPGQKVAFVGATGAGKTTITNLINRFYDIADGKIRYDGININKIKKSDLRRSLGIVLQDVNLFTGTVMDNIRYGKLDATDEECIAAAKLANADGFIRMLPNGYQTVLEGDGSGLSQGQRQLISIARAAVADPPVMILDEATSSIDTRTEAIVQKGMDALMKGRTVFVIAHRLSTVQNSDVIMVLDHGRIIERGSHEQLIEQKGKYYQLYTGAFELE, from the coding sequence ATGTATAAGGCACGTACCGGGCAAGGGAATCCTCCACATGGCGTTCCTCCCAAGCAGCGTTTCAAACCGGGGACCATCAAGCGGCTTCTCTCTTATGTAGCAAAGTATAAAGTCCACCTGATTGTTGTGGTAATCTGCATTCTTTTAAGCGCGGGAGCAAACGCCGCATCTTCCCTCTTTCTGCAGCCTCTTGTTGACAATTACATTGTGCCGCTCGTCGGGCAGCCAAACCCCGACTTTTCCAATTTGCTCAAAGCGATCCTGATGATGGGTGCCGTCTATCTGACCGGTATTCTTGCAACCCTGACCTACAACCTCATCATGGTCGTTGTGGAGCAGGGCACCTTGAAAGACATCCGCGATGAAATGTTTTGTCATATGCAGACTTTGCCAATTCGCTATTTTGACACCCACTCTCACGGCGATGTGATGAGCTGCTACACAAACGATACCGATGCGCTGCGCCAAGCGATTTCGCAAAGCATTCCGCAGATGTTCTCCTCCATTGTTATGGTTGTGGCATCGTTTGTCTCTATGCTCTACCTAAGCGTCCCGCTTTCTGGCTTCGTGCTTGTGTTCGCGTTCCTCCTGCTGAAGGTCATGAAGGCCATCGTGAGCAGAAGCGGCGTTTACTTCATGAGGCAGCAGCAAACTCTCGGCGATGTGAACGGTTTCATTGAAGAGATGATTAACGGCCAGAAGGTCATCAAGGTCTTCTGCCATGAGGAGGAAACCAAAGAGGCGTTTGACAAAAAGAACGAAGAACTGTGCTACTGCGCAACGGAAGCAAGCAAATACGGCAACATCACCATGCCGGTCGTCGGCAACATGGGCTATGTTCTGTATGTTCTCCTTGCCCTTGTCGGCGGTTCCGTTGCCATTGCCGGCTGGCCGAACCTCACTCTGACTGGAATGAAGCCCTTCTCCATCGGCACCATCATTTCGTTCCTCACCCTTTCCCGTAGTTTTATCAACCCAATCGGCCAGATTTCCTCACAGTTCAACATGGTCGTCATGGCTATGGCAGGCGCTTCGAGAATCTTCGATTTGCTCGACGAAAAGCCGGAAGAAGACAACGGCTATGTTACTCTCGTAAACGCCAAGATTGAAAACGGCGAAATCAAGGAGTGCAAGGAACGCACCGACATGTGGGCTTGGAAACATCCTCACAGCGACGGCACCGTAACCTACACTCCGCTGCGCGGCGAAATCCGTTTTTACGATGTCGACTTTGGCTATGACCCTGACAAGCCCGTTTTGCACAACATCACCCTTTACGCGAAACCCGGTCAGAAGGTCGCGTTCGTCGGAGCGACCGGTGCCGGCAAAACGACAATTACCAACCTCATCAACCGCTTCTATGACATTGCGGACGGTAAAATCCGCTACGACGGCATCAACATTAACAAAATCAAAAAATCCGACCTGCGGCGTTCTCTCGGAATCGTGCTGCAGGACGTAAACCTCTTCACCGGCACCGTGATGGACAACATCCGCTACGGCAAGCTCGATGCGACCGACGAAGAATGTATTGCAGCGGCGAAGCTCGCTAACGCAGACGGGTTCATCCGCATGCTTCCGAACGGCTACCAGACGGTGTTGGAAGGCGACGGCAGCGGACTTTCACAAGGCCAGCGCCAGCTTATCTCGATTGCGCGTGCGGCTGTTGCCGACCCGCCCGTCATGATTCTTGACGAAGCGACGTCCTCCATCGACACCCGCACCGAGGCGATTGTCCAGAAGGGCATGGATGCGCTGATGAAAGGCCGCACCGTGTTCGTCATCGCGCACCGCCTCTCCACCGTACAGAATTCCGACGTCATCATGGTTCTCGACCACGGCCGCATCATTGAACGCGGCAGCCACGAACAGCTCATTGAGCAAAAGGGCAAATACTATCAGCTCTACACCGGAGCGTTCGAGCTCGAATAA
- the hrcA gene encoding heat-inducible transcriptional repressor HrcA, with the protein MELSERKRKILAAVVELYIATGEPVGSKSLCDTLNFRVSPATVRNEMSELSSMGLLEQPHTSAGRVPSQKGYRVYIDSLMKRRPISQEEKQYLDSMILPSAYDPEKLLEGVAKVLASMTKYAAVSTTPSGEDGVIRAIQLVQTSRRTAMVILMTSAGTMKSRVFHCDFDLTPEILRVFFRLLNEKLVGVPVISVTPAYMQTLAASLGDMAMMMSSALMAVAEAARESAHSDVCLNGEVNLLIYPEFRQEDIRRIVDFLSRPADLCKLLSRGKENTKVLIGLESQRPELQDSSVIVSRYSIGNRDAGAIAVIGPTRMDYGKIITNMEYLSSSVGRMLTELMDLD; encoded by the coding sequence TTGGAACTTAGCGAACGAAAACGGAAAATCCTCGCAGCGGTCGTGGAACTCTACATCGCAACAGGCGAGCCGGTTGGTTCAAAGTCGCTTTGCGATACCCTTAACTTCCGGGTGTCTCCGGCAACCGTTCGCAATGAGATGAGTGAGTTGAGCTCCATGGGCCTTTTGGAGCAGCCGCATACGTCGGCCGGGCGCGTTCCTTCCCAGAAAGGCTACCGCGTTTACATTGATTCGCTCATGAAACGGCGGCCCATTTCACAGGAAGAGAAGCAGTATCTCGACAGTATGATTCTTCCCTCCGCCTACGACCCGGAAAAGCTTCTGGAAGGCGTGGCAAAGGTACTTGCTTCCATGACAAAGTACGCAGCAGTCTCCACCACTCCGAGCGGTGAAGACGGCGTCATTCGGGCGATTCAGTTGGTGCAGACCAGCCGCCGCACGGCAATGGTCATCCTGATGACCTCAGCCGGTACGATGAAGAGCCGCGTTTTCCACTGCGATTTCGACCTCACGCCGGAAATCCTCAGGGTTTTCTTCCGCCTGCTGAACGAAAAGCTGGTTGGTGTGCCGGTTATCTCCGTTACGCCGGCCTATATGCAGACTTTGGCGGCATCGCTGGGCGATATGGCCATGATGATGAGTTCGGCGCTGATGGCGGTGGCGGAAGCGGCAAGAGAATCCGCACATTCCGATGTGTGCCTGAACGGTGAAGTCAACTTGCTGATTTACCCGGAATTCAGGCAGGAAGATATCCGAAGAATCGTAGATTTTCTCTCGCGTCCCGCAGACCTCTGTAAGCTACTCTCGAGAGGAAAAGAGAACACCAAAGTGCTCATCGGCCTTGAAAGTCAGCGTCCGGAACTGCAGGATTCCAGCGTGATTGTCTCACGCTACTCCATCGGCAACAGAGACGCCGGAGCGATTGCGGTTATCGGCCCGACGCGCATGGATTACGGAAAAATCATCACCAACATGGAATACCTTTCCAGTTCGGTCGGCAGAATGCTCACCGAGTTGATGGATTTAGATTAA